The Exiguobacterium acetylicum genome includes a window with the following:
- a CDS encoding YhgE/Pip domain-containing protein codes for MFRSEWKKLKSPMMIVVILALILVPFLYNSIFLSAFWDPYGQTEDIKVAIVNEDKATKFKGEKVDIGDQFVDKLKKNDDFDWQFLSKDKAEKELRDGKIYMTVVIPKNFSKNATTLLDDHPKKIELEYYLNPAKNYSGTQISSTAAKQLNEKIRKSVTKQYSSAIFGALKKIANGMEKASDGSSKLEDGNHKTADGAKTLATNLGKLADGSLTLSEKLGEANQGSKKLSDGATTLDEKTSLFAQKTGELSSGLNTLDENGGKLQAGAAQLEDGATKLSGGSTQVRQGAEQLAAGTAQLNEKIPQLTDGLNQLDEKAQAANAFLTQLNQDAEKAKQDLRARREALEANVAQLKEVISASEQLSDEEKQTLLGTIGSLEENIQNLAAQEGAIDQSLAQATDATKKIGQLAAGGQQVESAVSQLNAGQMKLVDGAKQVESGAQQLASGQQTFNEKLGQYTAGVHKAATGGTQLADGANQLSDGTHQLQTGASALNSGLGQLASGSTTITDGIGKTTDGASKIADANTKLEDGAKTLKDELSKGAKDATVKPTKERDNMLAEPVVLKEHDYSTVNNYGSGLSAYILSIALFAGALMFSSVYQIRPEHGESLTWRFLVGKLSLILPIGALQGVAAATAIVYVLDADVASVPALYGFAALTGMTFITILFTLAMLLGRVGQFLAFLLLLLQIGGSGGTFPVEMTPSFFQAIHTFLPMTYSVGGFREALGLGVTDALVSNSQVLATILVVALIISFVGGLGAKRILLSTKVRRKQHDTV; via the coding sequence ATGTTTCGCTCAGAATGGAAGAAATTGAAGAGTCCGATGATGATTGTCGTCATTCTCGCCCTCATCCTCGTACCGTTTCTCTACAACTCCATCTTCTTATCTGCATTCTGGGACCCATACGGTCAAACAGAAGATATCAAGGTCGCTATCGTGAATGAAGACAAGGCGACGAAGTTTAAAGGAGAAAAAGTCGACATCGGGGATCAATTCGTCGACAAACTCAAAAAAAATGATGATTTTGATTGGCAGTTCTTATCTAAGGACAAAGCCGAAAAAGAATTACGTGACGGCAAAATCTATATGACGGTCGTCATTCCGAAGAATTTCTCTAAAAATGCAACGACACTACTCGACGATCATCCGAAGAAAATTGAGTTGGAATACTACTTGAATCCAGCCAAAAACTACTCCGGAACACAAATTTCGAGTACGGCTGCAAAACAGTTAAACGAAAAGATTCGAAAATCCGTTACGAAACAATATAGTAGCGCAATCTTTGGTGCCTTAAAGAAAATCGCCAACGGCATGGAAAAGGCATCGGACGGTTCTTCTAAACTAGAAGATGGCAACCACAAAACAGCAGATGGTGCCAAAACACTGGCAACGAATCTTGGAAAACTCGCGGATGGCAGTCTGACACTGTCTGAAAAACTCGGGGAAGCAAACCAAGGCTCTAAAAAACTCAGTGACGGGGCAACGACACTCGACGAAAAAACTTCCCTCTTTGCTCAAAAAACAGGTGAGTTATCTTCAGGGTTGAACACACTCGATGAAAACGGCGGCAAGTTACAGGCAGGTGCCGCGCAACTCGAAGACGGCGCAACAAAACTCAGCGGTGGTTCGACACAAGTCCGCCAAGGGGCAGAACAACTGGCTGCAGGTACGGCTCAACTTAACGAAAAAATTCCACAGTTGACGGATGGATTAAATCAACTGGATGAAAAAGCCCAAGCCGCCAACGCCTTTTTAACACAACTTAATCAAGATGCTGAAAAAGCGAAACAAGATTTACGAGCACGTCGTGAAGCCCTTGAAGCAAACGTCGCTCAACTAAAAGAAGTCATTTCTGCTTCTGAACAGTTGTCGGATGAAGAAAAACAAACGTTACTCGGCACTATTGGTTCACTAGAAGAAAATATCCAAAATCTTGCCGCTCAAGAAGGCGCGATTGATCAGAGTCTTGCTCAAGCAACGGATGCGACGAAGAAGATTGGTCAACTGGCTGCAGGTGGTCAACAAGTCGAATCAGCTGTATCACAACTAAACGCAGGTCAAATGAAACTCGTCGACGGTGCGAAACAAGTCGAGTCTGGTGCACAACAACTAGCAAGTGGTCAACAAACATTTAATGAAAAACTCGGTCAATATACTGCCGGTGTTCATAAAGCCGCAACCGGTGGTACACAACTTGCTGACGGGGCAAATCAGCTTTCAGACGGAACACATCAACTTCAAACAGGGGCTAGCGCGTTAAATAGCGGGTTAGGACAATTGGCATCTGGTTCAACTACGATTACGGACGGAATCGGCAAAACGACCGATGGGGCTTCTAAAATCGCGGATGCCAATACAAAACTTGAAGATGGTGCTAAAACATTGAAGGATGAGCTCAGCAAAGGAGCTAAAGATGCAACCGTTAAGCCGACAAAAGAGCGGGACAACATGCTGGCAGAACCCGTCGTCTTAAAAGAACATGACTATTCGACGGTCAACAACTATGGTTCTGGTTTATCCGCTTATATCCTCAGTATTGCTTTATTCGCAGGCGCTCTAATGTTCTCGTCTGTCTATCAGATTCGTCCAGAGCATGGTGAGAGTCTGACATGGCGCTTCCTTGTCGGTAAATTATCACTCATCTTACCGATCGGAGCATTGCAAGGTGTCGCTGCGGCCACAGCCATCGTCTATGTCCTTGATGCTGATGTTGCGAGTGTCCCTGCGCTCTATGGATTCGCTGCTTTAACAGGTATGACGTTCATTACGATTCTGTTCACGCTCGCGATGCTGCTCGGTCGCGTCGGACAATTTCTTGCCTTCTTACTACTCCTGCTACAAATCGGTGGTAGTGGTGGTACGTTCCCAGTCGAAATGACACCAAGCTTCTTCCAAGCGATTCATACGTTCTTACCAATGACGTATTCAGTCGGTGGATTCCGTGAAGCTCTTGGGCTTGGTGTAACGGACGCCCTCGTATCCAACAGCCAAGTCCTCGCGACCATCCTAGTCGTCGCGTTGATTATCAGCTTCGTTGGAGGGCTTGGAGCCAAGCGGATTCTACTCTCAACGAAAGTGAGACGAAAACAACATGACACAGTCTGA
- a CDS encoding quinone oxidoreductase family protein, with translation MKALTFHEFGTSDVLRFEDLPTPIITEHEVLIEMKAIGLNFADIYRRKGNYHLEGQPPYILGYEGAGVVTAIGAAVSTFHVGQRVAFADVPLANAEYVAAPVDKLIPLPEGISYETAASVLLQGLTAHYLTRDSYHVQPGDIVLVHAAAGGVGQLLTQLIRLLGATPIGLTSSPEKAQIAKTAGCESVYLYSENWVEHVLTHTSGKGVDVVYESIGSTLMDSFHVTKVHGTVVFYGMAGGDPTPVDPRLLMDTSKTLTGGDLWNVLTSSKERIRRSGELFDWILSGHLTLSSPTTFALSDGKAAHDFLESRRSTGKLLLLP, from the coding sequence ATGAAGGCATTAACATTCCATGAATTCGGAACGTCTGATGTACTACGATTCGAAGACCTGCCAACACCAATAATCACTGAACATGAAGTTCTGATTGAAATGAAAGCGATTGGTCTAAATTTCGCAGATATCTATCGTCGCAAAGGAAACTACCATTTAGAAGGACAGCCTCCCTATATTCTAGGATATGAAGGAGCAGGAGTCGTCACCGCAATCGGTGCTGCTGTTTCAACGTTCCACGTAGGTCAACGAGTTGCCTTTGCGGACGTTCCGCTTGCGAATGCTGAGTACGTCGCAGCCCCCGTCGATAAATTGATTCCGCTTCCTGAAGGTATCTCATACGAAACAGCCGCTTCTGTCTTATTACAAGGATTAACAGCGCATTACTTAACTCGCGATAGCTACCATGTCCAACCGGGAGATATCGTCTTAGTACATGCAGCTGCCGGTGGCGTTGGTCAGTTGTTGACACAGCTCATTCGGTTGCTTGGGGCAACTCCGATTGGATTGACGTCTTCTCCTGAGAAAGCACAGATCGCTAAAACTGCTGGTTGTGAATCTGTCTATTTATATTCAGAGAACTGGGTCGAGCACGTTCTCACACATACCTCAGGTAAAGGTGTTGATGTTGTCTACGAATCGATCGGTTCGACCTTAATGGATAGTTTTCATGTAACAAAAGTCCATGGTACTGTTGTCTTCTATGGTATGGCAGGCGGCGATCCTACTCCTGTCGATCCGCGTCTTTTGATGGATACATCCAAAACATTAACGGGTGGTGACCTTTGGAACGTATTAACATCTTCTAAAGAGCGAATCCGTAGATCCGGTGAATTGTTTGACTGGATTCTATCCGGTCACCTCACCCTATCTTCTCCTACAACATTTGCTTTATCTGATGGAAAAGCAGCGCATGACTTTTTAGAAAGTCGACGTAGCACAGGAAAACTACTTTTGCTTCCTTAA
- the yidD gene encoding membrane protein insertion efficiency factor YidD, whose protein sequence is MKRVLMGGIRFYQKVISPMKPATCRFYPTCSHYGMEAIERHGAVKGSYLTTRRLLRCQPFHPGGLDFVPEPDQFSWKAPLQRENPREKVEEAEE, encoded by the coding sequence ATGAAACGTGTCTTGATGGGTGGGATTCGCTTTTATCAAAAAGTCATTTCTCCCATGAAACCAGCTACCTGTCGATTTTATCCAACGTGTTCCCATTACGGGATGGAGGCGATCGAACGACATGGTGCAGTAAAAGGCAGTTATTTGACGACACGTCGCCTGCTTCGTTGCCAACCCTTTCATCCAGGAGGACTTGATTTCGTTCCAGAACCGGATCAATTCAGCTGGAAAGCACCGCTACAACGGGAAAACCCGCGTGAGAAGGTGGAAGAGGCTGAGGAATAA
- a CDS encoding tautomerase family protein, whose protein sequence is MPLLRFDVIEGRSEEELKTLLDTAHDAMVEAFDVPERDRYQIVHTHKAHEMVIQDTGLGFERTKDIVLISVTSKTRTEEKKQRLYQLLAERLQANCGLAPTDLMVSIVENDAADWSFGLGEAQFLTGKL, encoded by the coding sequence ATGCCGTTATTACGATTCGACGTCATTGAAGGACGTTCAGAAGAAGAGTTAAAAACTTTACTCGACACCGCACACGATGCGATGGTCGAAGCATTTGATGTGCCAGAACGCGATCGGTACCAAATCGTGCATACGCATAAAGCACATGAGATGGTCATTCAAGACACAGGACTTGGTTTTGAACGGACTAAAGATATCGTCCTCATTAGTGTGACGAGCAAAACGCGGACGGAAGAGAAAAAACAACGCCTTTACCAATTGCTCGCAGAACGATTGCAAGCAAATTGCGGACTCGCACCGACTGATTTGATGGTTTCGATCGTCGAAAATGATGCTGCGGACTGGAGCTTTGGGCTCGGTGAAGCACAGTTTTTGACAGGCAAACTATGA
- a CDS encoding aldehyde dehydrogenase family protein: MAQQNEATLHTDFTKIYIDGQWRTGASDSNMTNTNPFTGEELFTISAANQQDLDDAYEAAQVAQKEWAKVPALKRQGLIENFLKVLYEEKETIIEWLIKESGSTRIKAEGEFLASVLIVKEAATFPLRMHGEIRPSVVPGKENRIYRKALGVIGVISPWNFPFHLAVRSIATAIAIGNAVVVKPATDTPVSGGLIFASLFEKAGLPKGVLNVIVGRGSEIGDAIVEHPVPRLISFTGSTEVGRHIGELAGKHLKKTALELGGNNVFVVLDDADLDRAVESAVYSKFYHQGQICMSTNRILVASSIHDEFVEKYVARVKELQYGDPSHDRTQVGPLINQSQVERILEDLEKTKAAGATVRVGGEAKDNVIAPTVVTGVTNDMPLAKNEIFGPVAVIIPFDTDEEALEIANSLPYGLSGAVHGSSIERATAFALEVETGMIHINDQSVNDEPHMPFGGEKDSGLGRFNGEWVLEEFSTVQWLSVMHDRRQYKPFFE, from the coding sequence ATGGCTCAACAAAATGAAGCAACATTGCATACGGATTTTACAAAGATTTATATTGATGGTCAGTGGCGCACAGGCGCAAGTGACAGCAACATGACGAATACGAATCCATTCACTGGTGAAGAGCTCTTCACGATTTCTGCCGCGAACCAACAAGATTTAGATGATGCGTACGAAGCAGCTCAAGTCGCGCAAAAAGAGTGGGCAAAAGTTCCAGCCTTAAAACGACAAGGTCTGATTGAAAACTTCTTGAAAGTCTTATACGAAGAAAAAGAAACAATCATCGAATGGTTGATCAAGGAATCTGGAAGTACACGTATCAAAGCAGAAGGTGAGTTCCTCGCTTCAGTCTTGATCGTTAAAGAAGCTGCTACATTCCCACTACGGATGCACGGTGAAATTCGTCCATCGGTCGTACCAGGCAAAGAAAATCGGATTTACCGCAAAGCACTTGGTGTCATCGGCGTCATTAGTCCATGGAACTTCCCGTTCCATTTAGCTGTTCGTTCGATTGCTACTGCCATCGCAATCGGTAATGCAGTCGTCGTCAAACCAGCTACAGATACTCCTGTCTCAGGCGGATTGATTTTTGCTAGCCTGTTCGAAAAAGCTGGATTACCAAAAGGTGTCTTGAACGTTATCGTCGGTCGCGGTTCAGAAATTGGTGACGCGATCGTTGAACACCCTGTACCACGCTTGATTTCATTCACAGGATCAACTGAAGTAGGTCGCCATATCGGTGAACTTGCCGGGAAACATCTGAAAAAAACAGCGCTTGAACTTGGCGGAAACAACGTCTTCGTCGTACTTGACGATGCAGACCTTGATCGTGCGGTCGAATCTGCTGTCTACAGCAAGTTCTATCACCAAGGTCAAATCTGTATGTCAACGAACCGGATTCTCGTTGCCTCTTCGATTCATGATGAGTTCGTCGAGAAGTATGTCGCTCGTGTCAAAGAATTACAATACGGCGATCCATCACACGACCGGACACAAGTCGGACCGCTCATCAACCAATCACAAGTTGAACGGATTCTCGAAGACCTCGAAAAAACAAAAGCTGCTGGCGCAACCGTTCGTGTTGGGGGCGAAGCAAAAGATAACGTCATCGCACCAACTGTCGTCACAGGCGTTACGAATGATATGCCGCTTGCTAAAAATGAAATCTTTGGACCAGTTGCTGTCATCATCCCGTTCGATACGGATGAAGAAGCACTCGAAATCGCGAACTCACTCCCATACGGATTGAGTGGTGCTGTTCACGGTTCTTCTATTGAACGTGCGACTGCCTTTGCGCTAGAAGTTGAAACAGGTATGATCCACATCAATGACCAATCAGTTAATGATGAGCCGCATATGCCATTTGGTGGTGAAAAAGATTCAGGACTTGGTCGCTTCAACGGTGAGTGGGTACTTGAAGAATTCTCGACTGTACAATGGTTGTCTGTCATGCACGATCGTCGTCAATACAAACCATTCTTCGAATAA
- a CDS encoding DUF2254 domain-containing protein — protein sequence MKKLKVLSREINWWWPLLYGLIGIGLTGVVTWLDVYVSGWFPKEWQTTLGLAQTIHSSVFTGLLAMMTFTFSTILVVLTTYSSQFSPRTLPNFIENRQVQHIFGIFIGAVSYSMTMLFFLRPALKTSVVASAVAVLVVLISIVAFVAFIHIVSQSIRVTTLLDRLQNEGNELLKRQLEHLESGEQRITEKKMTINHPHLVQATRTGYIQAVDYDAFDQKERVYIHRPVGSFVTEGEVIGRATCRDIDGNILVGPTKSSEQDFAFVLEKLSEVALRAISPGINDPNTARHAIRIIGDLMRQHAVIPDGVLVVGEDQQHIIVRETYQQLLYTTFYQLRHYGAEDISVLATMLESLGIMKRNGLPSHCETIQRFIPYICSEVRFEKMNDWDRDFLQNQIHRALNETFVSPST from the coding sequence TTGAAGAAGCTGAAAGTCCTATCACGAGAAATTAATTGGTGGTGGCCGTTACTTTACGGACTTATCGGTATAGGACTGACGGGTGTCGTGACGTGGTTAGATGTGTATGTATCAGGCTGGTTTCCAAAAGAGTGGCAAACGACACTTGGCTTAGCACAGACGATCCACAGTTCGGTTTTTACCGGACTGCTCGCCATGATGACATTTACATTCTCGACCATTCTTGTCGTCTTGACGACCTATTCATCACAATTCTCACCACGCACGTTACCTAACTTCATTGAAAATCGACAGGTGCAACACATTTTCGGTATCTTCATCGGAGCAGTCAGTTATTCCATGACGATGTTGTTTTTCCTTCGTCCGGCTTTAAAGACGAGTGTTGTCGCTTCGGCTGTAGCCGTTCTCGTTGTGCTGATATCGATCGTGGCATTCGTCGCATTCATTCATATCGTCAGCCAGTCGATTCGCGTGACGACATTACTCGATCGATTACAAAACGAAGGAAATGAATTGTTAAAACGCCAACTCGAGCATCTGGAATCGGGAGAACAGAGAATTACTGAAAAGAAGATGACGATAAATCATCCTCATCTTGTTCAGGCAACACGAACTGGATATATTCAAGCAGTCGATTATGATGCCTTTGATCAGAAAGAACGCGTGTATATTCATCGACCGGTCGGATCATTCGTAACGGAGGGAGAAGTCATCGGACGCGCAACATGCAGAGATATCGATGGAAACATCTTGGTTGGTCCGACGAAATCTTCAGAACAAGATTTTGCATTTGTCCTTGAAAAGTTAAGTGAGGTTGCGTTACGTGCTATCTCTCCAGGAATTAATGACCCGAATACAGCGAGACATGCCATTCGGATCATTGGTGACTTAATGCGCCAGCATGCTGTAATACCGGATGGTGTACTAGTTGTTGGAGAGGACCAGCAGCACATCATCGTACGAGAAACTTACCAACAATTGTTATACACGACGTTTTACCAACTGCGTCATTATGGAGCAGAGGATATTTCAGTTCTTGCAACGATGCTCGAGTCACTTGGGATAATGAAGAGGAACGGGTTACCAAGCCACTGCGAGACGATTCAACGATTCATTCCATATATCTGTTCGGAAGTACGCTTTGAAAAAATGAACGACTGGGATCGTGATTTTCTACAAAATCAAATACATCGGGCGTTGAATGAAACCTTTGTCTCACCTTCGACGTAA
- a CDS encoding DUF456 domain-containing protein, which yields MTILLWSLIVVCFLVAFAGLVYPIIPSAPILVVGFLIYGFGFGFSELSISFWVIQAIFIILLFTLDYLVSAYTVDRRGGSQAAKIATTVGLIAGPFILPGIGLLIFPFVFAILTEKIISKKTWHTSVSVGIGTVLGILSSALLKGIAMLLMIVIFILYVV from the coding sequence GTGACAATCTTGTTATGGAGTCTGATCGTCGTTTGTTTTCTAGTCGCTTTTGCAGGTCTCGTTTATCCGATCATCCCAAGTGCGCCGATTTTAGTAGTAGGCTTTTTGATATATGGGTTCGGATTCGGATTCTCTGAATTATCGATTAGTTTTTGGGTGATTCAAGCGATTTTCATCATTCTCTTATTTACACTAGACTACCTCGTCAGTGCCTATACCGTCGATCGACGTGGAGGCTCACAAGCAGCTAAGATTGCGACGACAGTTGGATTGATTGCGGGACCATTTATATTGCCGGGTATTGGATTATTGATCTTCCCGTTCGTGTTTGCCATCTTAACGGAGAAAATCATTAGTAAAAAGACATGGCACACTTCAGTTTCAGTCGGAATTGGAACGGTCCTCGGGATTTTATCAAGTGCATTATTAAAGGGAATCGCGATGTTGCTCATGATCGTGATCTTCATTCTCTACGTTGTGTGA